The nucleotide window TTCACCTCCGGCTCCACCGGCCTGCCCAAGGGCTATCGCCGCGCCCACCGCTCCTGGACCGAGAGCTTCGATGCCGACACCCGCGAATTCGGCATCGGCCCCGATGACGTGGTGCTGGCGCCGGGGGCGCTCACCCATTCCCTTTTCCTCTATGCGCTGGCGCGGGGCCTCGATGCCGGTGCCCATGTGATCCTGTCGAAGAGCTTCCGCCCCCGCGCGGTGGCGGAGCTGGCGCGCCGGCACACGGCCAGCGTGCTCTATGGCGTGCCCACCCAGCTCGCCTTGCTGCTGGATCATCTTGCGGCGGAGGGCGCGCGGCTGGACGGCATCCGCCTCGTGCTGTGCTCGGGCGCCAAATGGCCGGCGGGGCGCAAGGCGCTGCTTTCCCGCCACCTGCCCAAGGCCCGTTTCGCCGAATTCTACGGCGCGTCGGAACTCTCCTTCATCACTGTCGCGAAGGGCGAGGAGCCGGTGCCCGAGGGCTCCGTGGGCCGGGCCTTCGACGGCGTGCGCCTCGCCATCCGCGACAAGGCGGGCCGGCGCCTGCCCATGGGGCGCATCGGCCTCGTGTTCGTGGAGAGCCCCTTCCTGTTCCAGGACTATGCCACCGGCGACAGCGCCGACCTGCTGCGCCATGGCCCGGAAATCAGCGTCGGCGACATGGGCCGGCTGGACGCCGCCGGCTTCCTCACCCTGGCGGGGCGGGCGAAGCGCATGATCGTCACCTCCGGCAAGAACCTCTATCCCGAAGAGGTGGAGCGGCAGCTGGAGCTGCACCCCGCCATCGCCACCGCCGCCGTGATGGGCGTGCCCGATGGCAAGCGCGGCGAGCGGCTGGTGGCCTTCATCCAACCGGAGGACGGGGCGCAGATGACGCGGGCGGATCTGGTGGCGTGGCTGCGGCCGCGCCTCGCCCTGTTCAAGGTGCCGCGGCTTTATGCGCGGGTCGCCCGCTGGCCGCTGACGGCCTCCGGCAAGACCGATTTTGCCGCCGTCGCCCGCCTGTGGCCGCACGATTGCGAGCTGATCCCATGACCGGCGTCGCCCTTCTGGCCGCCAGGCGCACGGCGGTGGTGCCGCGCGGCGGCGCCTTCCGCGACATGGAGCCCTTCGCCCTGGCGGCGGCCCTGATCGGACCCATCCTCGCCGAGGCCGGCATAGCTGCGGCCGCAGTGGACGAGGTGATTCTCGGCAATGCCCTGTCCGGCGGGGGCAATGTGGCGCGGGTGGCGGCGCTCGCCGCCGGCCTGCCCCAGCACGTCCCGGCGCTGACGCTGGACACCCAATGCTGTTCGGGCCTCGACGCCATCCGCATGGGCGCGGCCCGCATTGCTGCGGGGGAGGCGCGCTATGTGCTCGCCGGGGGCGTGGAAAGCTTCAGCCGCGCCCCGCTGCGCGCCCATCGTCCGCGCAACAAGGACGAGGCGCCGGCCTTCTACCGCCAGCCCGCTTTCACCCCCTGGCCGGAGCGCGAGCCGGACCTTGCCGCCGCAGCGGCGGAACTGGCCCGCGCCGAGGGCATCCCCCGGCCGGCACAGGAGGCCTTTGCGATGGAAAGCCATCGCCGTGCGCTGGCTCTCCCGCCGCCGGACGGCGAGATCGTGCCGGTGATTGGCGTGGCCACGGACCCGTTCGCGCGGGTCCTGTCCCCGGCCTTGCTGGCCCGCCTGCCGGTGATCGCGGGGGACGCGGCCTTCGGGGTCACCGCCGCCACCACGGCGGTGGAGGCGGATGCGGCGGCCATGGTGCTGCTCGGGCCGGGTGGGGCAGGGCCTGTTCAAGTGCTGGGCGCCCTGGCGCGGGGCGGAGATCCGTTGATGCCGGCGCTGGCGCCGGTGCCGGCGGTGGAGGCCCTGTGCGGGCGGCTCGGCCTTCATGCGCGCGACATGGAACATGTGGAACTGATGGAGGCCTATGCCGCCCAGGCCCTCGCCGGCATCGGGCGCCTTGGCCTTGATCCGGCGCGGGTGAATGCGCAGGGCGGCGCGCTCGCCCGGGGCCATCCCATCGGGGCTTCGGGGGCGGTGCTGGCGGTTCGGGCCTTCCAACGGCTGCGGGCTGCGGGCGGCCGGGCGCTGGTGGCCATCGCCGGGGCGGGCGGCATCGCCAGCGCCATGGTGCTATCCGGGAAAGACGAAACCCTCCCGCCGTGGCAGGATTGAAAGATGAGATCTGGACAGGATTCCGGCGGCGGCAAGATCGCGCGACCGGACACCGCTGGCCCTGCCGGGCCGCCGGCCGCCGTTTCGGCCGCGGGGCAGGCGCTGGTGTTCGCGCTCATCGATGTGCTCGACACCCTCAAGGAGGCGCTTGAGGATCCGGACCCGGTGGAGATGGTCCACGATGCCCGCAAGGCCATGAAGGAATTGCGGGCCTTGCTGCGCCTCGTGCCCGGCGACACCGCTTTGGCCTTGCGCCGGCACACGGCGGAGGTGGCCCGTGCCATGTCCGGCGCGCGCGACAAGGCGGCGGCCGGCGAGGCCATCGACGTGATCGAGTCCGCGGGCCTGCTGATTGCCTGCGACGCGGCGGATGCGCGGGCCGCCATCGGCCCCGATGCGGCGGAGCCGGAGGAGGCGGAGCGACATCGCGCCGCCCTCACGAGCTTCGGGGCCGAGGTCCGGGCGGCGCTCGCCGGCGATTTCGGCGCCGAGGTGGCGGCGGCGGACATCGGGGCCGGGCTTGTGAAAGCCTACCGGCAGGCCCGGCGCGCGCACTTCGCCGATCCGCACCTCCTGCACGAGGTTCGCAAGAAGGTGGTGGTCCATCGCTACCAGATGAGCTTCATCGCCTCCGCGTTCGGGGGGCGGGGCGCCAAGCGCGCCCGCAAGGCCCAGCGCCTGCGGGACATATTGGGCGCCCATCAGGACATCGAGATCCTGCGTCCCATCCTCCAGGCGGCGCCGGATATGGCGGAGGGGACGCGGCACCGGCTCGACTTCGCCATGGACCTTGCCCAGAAGCGGCTGAAGAAGAAAGGCCGCCTGCGGCACAAGGCGCTGTTCCGGCTGCGGCCCAAGGCATTTCTCGCCCGCTATCGCGATCTGCTT belongs to Xanthobacter autotrophicus Py2 and includes:
- a CDS encoding AMP-dependent synthetase and ligase (PFAM: AMP-dependent synthetase and ligase~KEGG: rpc:RPC_1049 AMP-dependent synthetase and ligase); amino-acid sequence: MSITRHLARHGAERPDAPALTCEGESLTYGSLAALVQRIAARFRDAPDGGIALDLPNGAALAALFLAAAHAGREGQVLDPAWPVGQRADILARIRPGLLVSCGADADVRLSPAQGLAGLAEAMGAGAAEVTGAPDPDLPFYVGFTSGSTGLPKGYRRAHRSWTESFDADTREFGIGPDDVVLAPGALTHSLFLYALARGLDAGAHVILSKSFRPRAVAELARRHTASVLYGVPTQLALLLDHLAAEGARLDGIRLVLCSGAKWPAGRKALLSRHLPKARFAEFYGASELSFITVAKGEEPVPEGSVGRAFDGVRLAIRDKAGRRLPMGRIGLVFVESPFLFQDYATGDSADLLRHGPEISVGDMGRLDAAGFLTLAGRAKRMIVTSGKNLYPEEVERQLELHPAIATAAVMGVPDGKRGERLVAFIQPEDGAQMTRADLVAWLRPRLALFKVPRLYARVARWPLTASGKTDFAAVARLWPHDCELIP
- a CDS encoding acetyl-CoA acetyltransferase (TIGRFAM: acetyl-CoA acetyltransferase~PFAM: Thiolase~KEGG: rpc:RPC_1050 acetyl-CoA C-acetyltransferase) — encoded protein: MTGVALLAARRTAVVPRGGAFRDMEPFALAAALIGPILAEAGIAAAAVDEVILGNALSGGGNVARVAALAAGLPQHVPALTLDTQCCSGLDAIRMGAARIAAGEARYVLAGGVESFSRAPLRAHRPRNKDEAPAFYRQPAFTPWPEREPDLAAAAAELARAEGIPRPAQEAFAMESHRRALALPPPDGEIVPVIGVATDPFARVLSPALLARLPVIAGDAAFGVTAATTAVEADAAAMVLLGPGGAGPVQVLGALARGGDPLMPALAPVPAVEALCGRLGLHARDMEHVELMEAYAAQALAGIGRLGLDPARVNAQGGALARGHPIGASGAVLAVRAFQRLRAAGGRALVAIAGAGGIASAMVLSGKDETLPPWQD
- a CDS encoding hypothetical protein (KEGG: sme:SMc03155 hypothetical protein); the protein is MRSGQDSGGGKIARPDTAGPAGPPAAVSAAGQALVFALIDVLDTLKEALEDPDPVEMVHDARKAMKELRALLRLVPGDTALALRRHTAEVARAMSGARDKAAAGEAIDVIESAGLLIACDAADARAAIGPDAAEPEEAERHRAALTSFGAEVRAALAGDFGAEVAAADIGAGLVKAYRQARRAHFADPHLLHEVRKKVVVHRYQMSFIASAFGGRGAKRARKAQRLRDILGAHQDIEILRPILQAAPDMAEGTRHRLDFAMDLAQKRLKKKGRLRHKALFRLRPKAFLARYRDLLEPVAAI